The nucleotide window GACGCTGGTCGGCGCTGTCGCGTTCGTCGTCAGCCTGCCGTTCACCGTGCTCGGCGGCAACGTCAAGGAAGCCGGTCAGGCACTGGTCGGCGACCCGGCGCGCGAGGCGTTCGTGCGCTGCCTGGGTTGCACCACTTCGCAAAGCCCTTACTGATGCCGATGGCGCGGGGCGCTCGTTCCGCGTAATCCTGAAATTCCGCATCGCGCAGCCTGCCCTGCAGGCTGCATTCTCCTGACCACCCCGCCCCGGCCCGCCACCTCGGCGAGGCATCGTCGCCGCATGGCGAATCCCCTAGAATGCCCGGCGGTCGCACGCCGGTGCTGCAGCGGCGACCATCCCTATGTGACCGGCTCGGCCGGTTCTTTCCCTATGGCACGCGGCAGGTAACGAAAAGTACACATGGGCACGTTCAAGAAGCACGTCAGGACATTCCTGATCGTGGCGGGGAGCCTTCTGCTCGGGGCAGCGTTCTGGAGCAGCCAGCCCTGGCTGGAGCTGTGCGCCGGCCTGGCGCTGTTCCTGTTCGGTATGCAGTGCCTGGAGGAAGGGCTGCGCCAGCTGGCCGGTGGCAAGCTCGAACAGCTGTTGGCGCGGACCACCGCGACGCCGTTCAAGGGGCTGCTGTTCGGCGTCGGCGGCACCATGCTGCTGCAGTCGAGCACGCTGGTGTCGCTGTTGACCATCGCCTTCATCAGTACCGGGCTGATCAAGCTGGCCGGCGGCATCCCGATCCTGTTCGGCGCCAATCTCGGCGCCACCAGCGGCATCTGGCTGCTGGCGCTGGCTGGGCACAATCTCAGCCTGTCGCCGCTGGCGCTGCCGCTACTGGTGTTCGGCGTGCTGGCGAGCTTCCTCGGTGACAAGGGCAAGGCGGCCGGGCGCATCGTATTGGGGATCGCCTTTATCTTTCTCGGCATCGATCAGATCAAGGACGGCTTCTCCAGCTTCGGCAGCGACGTGGACATGTCGGCCTACCAGGCCGAGGGGCTGATCGGCCAGCTGCTGTTCGTCGGCATCGGCCTGGCGGCCACGGTGGTGCTGCAGTCCAGTCATGCGACGCTGATGCTGACGCTCGCCGCACTGGGTGCCGGCCAGCTGGCGCTCGGCCCGGCGCTGGCGATTGCCATCGGCGCCAATGTCGGCAGCAGCGTCACCACCGCCTTCGTCGGCTCGCTCGGTGGCAACCGCAGCGGGCAGCGTCTGGCGCTGGCGCACGTGCTGTTCAATGCGCTCACGGCGCTGGTGGCGCTGGTCCTGCTGCTGCCATTGACCGCGCTGGTGCAGGAGGTTGGCCTGGGCGACAACGCGCTGCTGCAGCTGGCGTTGTTCCATACGCTGTTCAACGGGTTGGGCGTGTTGCTGTTCTGGCCGTGGCAGGTGCGTCTGGCGGCGCTGTTGATTCGCCTTCTGCCCGACCGGGTCGAGCCGACGGTGCTGATCACCGAGCTGGCGCAGCCGGACGAACCGCCGCAGCGTACCCGCGCGCGTTACCTCAACGCCCGCGCGCTGGATTCGGCGGATGCCGCCACCTGTGCGGTGGCGCAGGAGCTGCAGCACATGACCCGGCTGAGCCTGGAAGTGATCTGCCATGCGCTGTTCCTGCCGGTGGACCAGCTGATGCGCCAGGGACGCATCGATGACGCACTGATGGCCGCGCCACCGGAGCCCGGTGCGCTGGATGCCGAGCAGCTCTACC belongs to Pseudomonas phenolilytica and includes:
- a CDS encoding Na/Pi cotransporter family protein; protein product: MGTFKKHVRTFLIVAGSLLLGAAFWSSQPWLELCAGLALFLFGMQCLEEGLRQLAGGKLEQLLARTTATPFKGLLFGVGGTMLLQSSTLVSLLTIAFISTGLIKLAGGIPILFGANLGATSGIWLLALAGHNLSLSPLALPLLVFGVLASFLGDKGKAAGRIVLGIAFIFLGIDQIKDGFSSFGSDVDMSAYQAEGLIGQLLFVGIGLAATVVLQSSHATLMLTLAALGAGQLALGPALAIAIGANVGSSVTTAFVGSLGGNRSGQRLALAHVLFNALTALVALVLLLPLTALVQEVGLGDNALLQLALFHTLFNGLGVLLFWPWQVRLAALLIRLLPDRVEPTVLITELAQPDEPPQRTRARYLNARALDSADAATCAVAQELQHMTRLSLEVICHALFLPVDQLMRQGRIDDALMAAPPEPGALDAEQLYQRHIKGVYADLLSFMGRLEVPLDEQHQAFWLSGQIAALQLVDAVKDAKHLQKNLGQYLRQEASTVRRSYVELRRHLLEALRELRALTHSELPEELWRERLQWLDERAAEFDGAFRKRLFLAVRNHDLDGLQTSSLMNDLGYASRIIQSLRNALLLADGQEPIRQLRQLSTDDGPIIQRP